The following coding sequences are from one Triticum dicoccoides isolate Atlit2015 ecotype Zavitan chromosome 4A, WEW_v2.0, whole genome shotgun sequence window:
- the LOC119288675 gene encoding cyclin-SDS-like isoform X2, protein MPPTMLAPVPTRPRSHPFRRRRDAAAPLPAQIAAAMAAGKRPAESSTSASSSFRSEVVSTTTATSSAAALAAAQRPEKRPRREDSGDARPAASECSEVIGGATARPAEVEASESSCLRSVLHPDLACPELLADDAEATEYSSACDELTQSDAEEEVLSAPSPCTDYSLSPLLDTSSSSSSEDDDDDDDDAPSYTFSLFIDYAKQFVPCVQHKAHAVADAVPIPEWKQLDDLEDEESYEQFRRRERRGVVACDYTEVYASMSGNSGRHVVEQRSVMVNWIIEHGHVTELQPETLFLGIGLMDRFLTRGYLKGSRNVQLLGIACITLATRIEENQPYNSIMQKSFMVGINLYSRSEVVAMEWLVQEVLDFQCFVTTVHNFLWFYLKAAKADDKVEDLAKHLALLTLLDHKHLAYWPSTVAASVVALACLATDRESSCHRVMETHSRTKDDDLPECLMSLEWLINYAS, encoded by the exons ATGCCGCCCACCATGCTCGCGCCGGTGCCCACGAGGCCGCGCTCCCACCCCTTCCGCCGCCGGAGGGACGCGGCGGCTCCGCTCCCAGCCCAGatcgcggcggcgatggcggcggggaAGCGGCCCGCGGAGTCCTCCacatcggcctcctcctccttccgcaGCGAGGtcgtctccaccaccaccgccacctcctccgccgccgccctcgccgcggcGCAGCGCCCGGAGAAGAGGCCGAGGCGCGAGGACTCGGGCGACGCGCGGCCCGCCGCCTCCGAGTGCTCGGAGGTCATCGGCGGCGCCACGGCGCGCCCCGCGGAGGTCGAGGCCTCCGAGTCGTCGTGCCTCCGCTCCGTCCTCCATCCCGACCTCGCCTGCCCCGAGCTgctcgccgacgacgccgaggCGACGGAGTACTCTTCGGCCTGCGACGAGCTCACGCAGTCCGACGCGGAGGAGGAGGTGCTCAGCGCTCCCAGCCCCTGCACCGACTACTCCCTCAGCCCCCTGCTCgacacctcctcttcctcctcctccgaggacgacgacgacgacgacgacgacgccccttCCTACACCTTCTCCCTCTTCATCGACTACGCCAAGCAGTTCGTCCCCTGTGTGCAGCACAAGGCGCACGCCGTCGCCGACGCCGTCCCCATCCCAGAG TGGAAGCAGTTGGATGACTTGGAGGACGAGGAGAGCTACGAGCAGTTCCGGCGGCGCGAACGGCGGGGAGTGGTGGCGTGCGACTACACAGAGGTGTACGCCTCCATGTCAGGCAACTCTGGCCGTCACGTCGTGGAGCAGCGTTCTGTCATGGTCaactggatcatcgag CATGGGCATGTGACAGAGCTGCAGCCAGAGACATTGTTCCTGGGAATTGGACTGATGGACCGCTTCTTGACACGTGGATACCTAAAGGGCTCTAGGAATGTGCAGTTGCTGGGCATTGCCTGCATCACCCTAGCCACCCGCATTGAAGAGAACCAGCCATACAATAG CATCATGCAGAAGTCTTTCATGGTGGGGATCAACCTTTACAGCCGGAGCGAGGTCGTGGCCATGGAGTGGCTGGTTCAGGAGGTCCTCGACTTCCAATGCTTCGTCACgacagtccacaattttctctg GTTCTATCTGAAGGCGGCAAAAGCAGACGACAAGGTGGAGGATCTGGCCAAGCACCTGGCCCTGCTCACACTTCTGGACCATAAGCACCTCGCCTACTGGCCCTCGACCGTGGCAGCCTCGGTGGTGGCCCTTGCCTGCCTTGCCACTGACAGGGAGTCCTCGTGCCATCGGGTAATGGAG ACTCACTCGAGGACCAAGGACGACGATCTGCCTGAATGTTTAATG AGTCTGGAGTGGCTGATAAACTATGCTTCGTAG
- the LOC119288675 gene encoding cyclin-SDS-like isoform X1, producing MPPTMLAPVPTRPRSHPFRRRRDAAAPLPAQIAAAMAAGKRPAESSTSASSSFRSEVVSTTTATSSAAALAAAQRPEKRPRREDSGDARPAASECSEVIGGATARPAEVEASESSCLRSVLHPDLACPELLADDAEATEYSSACDELTQSDAEEEVLSAPSPCTDYSLSPLLDTSSSSSSEDDDDDDDDAPSYTFSLFIDYAKQFVPCVQHKAHAVADAVPIPEWKQLDDLEDEESYEQFRRRERRGVVACDYTEVYASMSGNSGRHVVEQRSVMVNWIIEHGHVTELQPETLFLGIGLMDRFLTRGYLKGSRNVQLLGIACITLATRIEENQPYNSIMQKSFMVGINLYSRSEVVAMEWLVQEVLDFQCFVTTVHNFLWFYLKAAKADDKVEDLAKHLALLTLLDHKHLAYWPSTVAASVVALACLATDRESSCHRVMETHSRTKDDDLPECLMVRSLFPRILCYWYHELNCALDSVHRLT from the exons ATGCCGCCCACCATGCTCGCGCCGGTGCCCACGAGGCCGCGCTCCCACCCCTTCCGCCGCCGGAGGGACGCGGCGGCTCCGCTCCCAGCCCAGatcgcggcggcgatggcggcggggaAGCGGCCCGCGGAGTCCTCCacatcggcctcctcctccttccgcaGCGAGGtcgtctccaccaccaccgccacctcctccgccgccgccctcgccgcggcGCAGCGCCCGGAGAAGAGGCCGAGGCGCGAGGACTCGGGCGACGCGCGGCCCGCCGCCTCCGAGTGCTCGGAGGTCATCGGCGGCGCCACGGCGCGCCCCGCGGAGGTCGAGGCCTCCGAGTCGTCGTGCCTCCGCTCCGTCCTCCATCCCGACCTCGCCTGCCCCGAGCTgctcgccgacgacgccgaggCGACGGAGTACTCTTCGGCCTGCGACGAGCTCACGCAGTCCGACGCGGAGGAGGAGGTGCTCAGCGCTCCCAGCCCCTGCACCGACTACTCCCTCAGCCCCCTGCTCgacacctcctcttcctcctcctccgaggacgacgacgacgacgacgacgacgccccttCCTACACCTTCTCCCTCTTCATCGACTACGCCAAGCAGTTCGTCCCCTGTGTGCAGCACAAGGCGCACGCCGTCGCCGACGCCGTCCCCATCCCAGAG TGGAAGCAGTTGGATGACTTGGAGGACGAGGAGAGCTACGAGCAGTTCCGGCGGCGCGAACGGCGGGGAGTGGTGGCGTGCGACTACACAGAGGTGTACGCCTCCATGTCAGGCAACTCTGGCCGTCACGTCGTGGAGCAGCGTTCTGTCATGGTCaactggatcatcgag CATGGGCATGTGACAGAGCTGCAGCCAGAGACATTGTTCCTGGGAATTGGACTGATGGACCGCTTCTTGACACGTGGATACCTAAAGGGCTCTAGGAATGTGCAGTTGCTGGGCATTGCCTGCATCACCCTAGCCACCCGCATTGAAGAGAACCAGCCATACAATAG CATCATGCAGAAGTCTTTCATGGTGGGGATCAACCTTTACAGCCGGAGCGAGGTCGTGGCCATGGAGTGGCTGGTTCAGGAGGTCCTCGACTTCCAATGCTTCGTCACgacagtccacaattttctctg GTTCTATCTGAAGGCGGCAAAAGCAGACGACAAGGTGGAGGATCTGGCCAAGCACCTGGCCCTGCTCACACTTCTGGACCATAAGCACCTCGCCTACTGGCCCTCGACCGTGGCAGCCTCGGTGGTGGCCCTTGCCTGCCTTGCCACTGACAGGGAGTCCTCGTGCCATCGGGTAATGGAG ACTCACTCGAGGACCAAGGACGACGATCTGCCTGAATGTTTAATGGTTCGATCCCTCTTCCCTCGCATTCTTTGTTATTGGTACCATGAACTGAACTGTGCTCTTGACAGTGTGCATAGACTTACGTAG